The following proteins are co-located in the Megalops cyprinoides isolate fMegCyp1 chromosome 15, fMegCyp1.pri, whole genome shotgun sequence genome:
- the LOC118790120 gene encoding gamma-crystallin S-1-like isoform X1, with amino-acid sequence MGKIIFYEDRNFQGRHYECNGDRTDMHLHFTRCNSIRVDSGCWVAYEKPNYMGYQYMLTRGKYPDHHRWAGFNDCIRSCRIIPAYNGNYRVKIFERADFGGRMMELMDDCPNLQDRFQIRDIFSCNVVEGYWILHEHPHYRGRQYFLRPGAYSRHSAWGGMSSSIGSLRRVTDLN; translated from the exons ATGGGAAAG ATCATCTTCTACGAGGATAGGAACTTCCAGGGCCGGCACTACGAGTGCAACGGCGACCGCACCGACATGCACCTCCACTTCACCCGCTGCAACTCCATCCGGGTGGACAGTGGCTGCTGGGTGGCCTATGAGAAACCCAACTACATGGGCTACCAGTACATGCTAACACGGGGCAAATATCCAGACCATCACCGCTGGGCTGGCTTCAATGACTGCATCCGCTCCTGTCGCATTATCCCTGCT tacaaTGGAAACTATAGAGTGAAGATCTTTGAGAGAGCGGACTTTGGAGGGAGGATGATGGAGCTGATGGATGACTGTCCAAATCTTCAGGACCGTTTCCAAATCCGTGACATCTTCTCCTGCAATGTTGTGGAAGGCTACTGGATCCTCCATGAGCACCCCCACTACAGGGGGCGCCAGTACTTCCTGCGGCCAGGAGCATACAGCAGGCACAGTGCATGGGGTGGCATGAGCTCCTCTATTGGGTCTCTGCGCCGTGTCACTGACCTCAactga
- the LOC118790120 gene encoding gamma-crystallin S-1-like isoform X2: MGKIIFYEDRNFQGRHYECNGDRTDMHLHFTRCNSIRVDSGCWVAYEKPNYMGYQYMLTRGKYPDHHRWAGFNDCIRSCRIIPYNGNYRVKIFERADFGGRMMELMDDCPNLQDRFQIRDIFSCNVVEGYWILHEHPHYRGRQYFLRPGAYSRHSAWGGMSSSIGSLRRVTDLN; this comes from the exons ATGGGAAAG ATCATCTTCTACGAGGATAGGAACTTCCAGGGCCGGCACTACGAGTGCAACGGCGACCGCACCGACATGCACCTCCACTTCACCCGCTGCAACTCCATCCGGGTGGACAGTGGCTGCTGGGTGGCCTATGAGAAACCCAACTACATGGGCTACCAGTACATGCTAACACGGGGCAAATATCCAGACCATCACCGCTGGGCTGGCTTCAATGACTGCATCCGCTCCTGTCGCATTATCCCT tacaaTGGAAACTATAGAGTGAAGATCTTTGAGAGAGCGGACTTTGGAGGGAGGATGATGGAGCTGATGGATGACTGTCCAAATCTTCAGGACCGTTTCCAAATCCGTGACATCTTCTCCTGCAATGTTGTGGAAGGCTACTGGATCCTCCATGAGCACCCCCACTACAGGGGGCGCCAGTACTTCCTGCGGCCAGGAGCATACAGCAGGCACAGTGCATGGGGTGGCATGAGCTCCTCTATTGGGTCTCTGCGCCGTGTCACTGACCTCAactga